AGCTGTCGCATTTTGACAATAAGTTATGGGAGAAACACTTGGAGGTGAAGCGGCTCCTACTGATATTGTTACTGTTGACGAAATGGTTACATTACAACTGTTTGTTGCACTAAGCGTAAAACTAATCGTTCCTGTTGCATTAATCGGAACAGTGTAAGTTGTATTTAAATTATTTGGATTGGGAACAGCGCCGTTGGTCGATGTCCAAGCTAATGACTGATATCCTTGTGCAACCCCTGTCAAATTTACTACTGAACCTGGTGCAACACAACTATTAGGACTGACACTGGCGGCAACTGTAAAAGGAGGAACGGGAGCCGTACACCCGTTGTTTATATAAGTAGGATTGCCTGCCGGAGTAAAACTAACACTTGCTCCGTCTTGTTCTGCATTTGTTCCTCCACTTAGACCAAAAATATTAATCAAATTACTCCTTTCATAAGTAACCGAATCAGAGCAACCGGCACCAAAAGTCATAGATAAAGTCCGGGTACCGGGAGTCGCATTGTAGTTTCCAAAATGTCCTCCTGTTGTTGCTGTATTGTTTTGAAAAATTATATATAAAGTACTCGTAAGTGAACTAAAGGAATTGTAATTGACCGTGAAATTTTGGCTTGTCACTAACAGCACTTCTGAGTTTGCCGGCAATACACCTGCAACGGGCTCAAGCACCAGACCACAATTTCCTGCCGCTACTATCGCACTATTAATTAGGGCAACTTTAGAGGCTGTTGTAGCGTTTTGAATTAGACCAGTCCATCCATTTGCCGGCCAATTCACCGTCAATGTACTGGTATTTAAAGGAGTTGCTCCAACTCTGAATCTGACCATTTCATTAAATCCTTCATCGTTTGAAGGTGAAGTTGCCGAACACGCATCAACAAGAATAGTTTCAATTTCAAAACATTGTGAAAATCCCTGAAACGAAATTAAGGTTATGAATAGTAATAATAGCTTATGTGAAAAAGTAATTTGCTTCATTTTAAAACTGTTAAGTAGGTACCTGTTTTTTGGGGCTATTTTCAAAAAACAAAACTCAAAGATATTGATTTTAACCGCAGTACAATATGTTTTTCGAAAAAATAAGATTAAAAAACCTCCATAATTTGAGGTTCATTTTGGTTATTTTTCTATTTTTCTTCTGTCTCTTTCTAACTTCAATAAGTTTAATTCTCGGCTGGTCTGACCGGCAACAGATGTATTTTCTTCGGCTCTTCTGATGAGATATGGCATCACATCACGAACCGGGCCAAAAGGCAAATACTTAGCCACATTGTAGCCGTGTTCTGCTAAATTATAACTAATGTTATCGCTCATGCCATACAACTGTCCAAACCAAATTCGGTTATCGTTTTTCAGGATGCCTTTAGCTTCCATCAATTCGATTAATTTATAAGAACTTAATTCGTTGTGGGTTCCAGCAAAAATGGACATACTGTCTAAATGATCCATCATATAAACTACCGTTTTATCATAATTACTGTCGGTAGCTTCTTTGGTTTCACAAATTGGTGTTGGATATCCTTTTTCTTCAGCTCTCTTGTTTTCTTTTTCCATGTAAGCCCCTCGCACTAATTTCATTCCAATAAAGAAACCTTCTGTTTTAGCCAGTTCATGGAGTTTTTTTAAATAATCCAGTCGATCCCAACGGTATAACTGCAACGTATTGAAAACGATGCATTTTTCTTTATTATACTTCCGCATCATATTGGTAACAATCTCATCGGCAGCATCCTGCATCCAGCTTTCTTCTCCGTCAATCAACAAGGCTACATCTTTCTCGTGGGCCGCTTTACAAACTTTGTCAAAGCGCTCTACTACTCTATTCCACTCTTGTTGTTCTTCAACAGTTAAAGACTGCTTTTCCCCTAATTTTTCATATAAATAAAAACGTCCGAAACCGGTTGGCTTAAATACCGCAAACGGAATCGCCTGACGTTCTTTGGCAAATTCAATGGTTTTCAAGGTCATTTCCAAAGCGGCATCAAATTGCTGTTCCTCTTCTTTACCTTCAACCGAATAATCTAAAACCGATGAGACCCCTTTGGTAAACATCTTATCTACTACTGTCAAACAATCATCTTCTGTAGTTCCGCCACAAAAATGATCAAAAACAGTAGCGCGAATTAAACCTTCTACCGGCAAATGCGCTTTCAACGCAAAGTTCGTCACGGCAGTACCAATGCGTACTAAAGGCTCATTATCAATCATTTTGAATAAAAAATAAGCCCTGTCTAACTCGGTATCCGTTTTTAGTGCGAAAGCTACTTTGGTATTGTTGAAAATCTTGTCCATTTTTTTATAATAATGCCACAAATATAAAAAGAGTTTTAAGATTGTTCTATGAAAAACTCGTTTAAAATACGCATCAACTATTCTGTAAAAATTGAAGAGAATAATCCTATTTAAAGTCAGGTTTATTCAGAAAAATTATTCAGCCAAAGCTTTCTGTATGCTGCGTTTTTATCATAATCTTGGGCTTGCTTTTCAATATTAAAATACCGATTGCCTCTAGGGTCATTTCCAACACCGGCTAAATAGGCCCAATTTCCCCAATTGCTGCACACATCATAATCAATTAATTGTTGTTCAAAATAAGCGGCTCCGTAACGCCAATCGAGTTTCAAATCATTACAAAAATAACTCGCTACATTTTGTCGCCCACGGTTACTCATAAATCCGGTTAGTTTGAGTTCAAGCATATTGGCATCAACAAAATCTACTCCGGTATTTCCTTCAATCCAATCTTGCAATTGGCTTTGATTGTGTTTATTGACTTCAATTCCTTTATTTTGAATGCCGGCGAGTTGGAAAAATTTAGCATGGTATTTTTTCATCATAAACCTGAAATAATCGCGCCATAGCAATTCAAAAACCAACCAATAAGTAGATTCATTAGCTTCGTACTTTGCCTCGTATTTTTTTAGTTCGAAATAAATCTCTCTTGGCGATAAACAACCCAAAGCCAACCAAGCTGAAAACTTCGAGGAATAATCAGCACCAATCAGTCCGTTGCGCATTTCTTTGTATTTGTAGATTGATTTTGTTTCAAAAAAATAATGATTCATCCGAAGCAATGCCTCAGTTTCTCCACCTTTAAACCGAAGTACAGCTCTTGAATCTATCTTAGATTTTTGCAATCCTAAGTCTTCTAAAGTGGGTAAACTCCTCTCTGGTATTTCGGGAGATTTTATAGCTAAAGGTTTTTCAAAGACGTTTCTGATTGCAGCATCCTTTTCGGTCTTTTTTCTGAAATTGGTGAACACATCCGGAATGTCTTTAATCGAAAAGGGTAAATCTTCGGCATGGTACAACGTACTGGTACTGTAGGTTTCAAACTCACATTTCAATTTAAACAATTCATCCTGAACTAGTGCATCAGTTTGTTTTTCTTCATGAGCCACTTCTCGTTTGGCAAATACTTTAAAAGCTTTATACTGCTGCACAATTTTAGGAATTTCAACTTCAGGCTTTCCTTTTACCACAATTAATCCGGAACCTAATGCTCTTAGGTTTTTATCCAAATCAGCTACCGATTCTACTAAAAATTGGGCTCTGAAACTTCCTGTTTTTTGAAAACCATATACTGTTTCTTTAAACTGTGCTTCATCAAAACAATATACCGGAACCACTTCGTCGCTCTGGGCAATGGCTTTCACTAAGGTTTCATTATCATGCAAACGCAAGTCGGTTTTAAACCAAATTACAGCTCTTTTCATAAGTTATTTATATTTTTCAAATAGTAATTCGCTTGTTCTAACAAACTAATTTTGTCTTCAGGATTCATTTTTCTCCAAACATTGTACATCATTCCGATGCGAGGATTTTTAGCTAGTTTTGACTCATTTTTATCATAAAAATTCCAATACAAACTATTAAACGGACAAGCTTTTTCTCCGTTTTTTTTCTTTTTATCATAATAACACGAACCACAATAATGACTCATTTTATCAATATAAGTTGCCGAACTTACATAAGGTTTTGTGCCCACGATACCGCCATCGGCAAACTGACTCATGCCACGAGTATTAGTGATTTCGACCCATTCGATGGCATCAATGTAAATGCCGAGATACCAAGCATCTACTTCATCCGGATGTACTCCGGCTAACAAAGCAAAGTTTCCGGTAACCATCAATCGCTGAATATGATGCGCGTATGCATAATTTAACGATTGCGAAATGGCATCTTTAAGACAATTCATTTTAGTGTTGCCTGTCCAAAACCAATCGGGTAATTTTTCAGTATGATTAAAGAAATTCAGAACAGCATACTCGGGCATTTTCATCCAATAAATCCCTCGCATATATTCGCGCCAACCTATTATTTGCCGAACAAAACCTTCCAGTTGATGATACTCAATTTCTTGCTGACGGTTTTCCCATTCCTGAATAGCTCTGTCAATGACTTCTTTGGGCGAAATCATTTTTAAATTCATTGAAAAAGAAAGCCTAGAATGATACATTGACCATTCATTGGGTGTCATCGCATCTTGATAGGATCCAAACAACGGCAAACATTCAGTCACAAAGAATTCAAGTAATACCAACGATTGACTCCTATTGATAGGCCAAACAAAATGCTTTTCGTCAATACTTCCAATGGTGTCAATATCTGTACTTTTTAATTCCGAAACTATTGGAGAAACATCATTATCAAACACTAAAGGCGGAGTTGGTTTGTGCTCTTTCGGCAATTTTTTTCGATTATCGCTGTCATAATTCCACTGGCCGGTTTTAGGATTTTCACCCTCCATCAAAACGTGGTGTTTTTTTCGCATGG
Above is a genomic segment from Flavobacterium phycosphaerae containing:
- a CDS encoding proline dehydrogenase family protein yields the protein MDKIFNNTKVAFALKTDTELDRAYFLFKMIDNEPLVRIGTAVTNFALKAHLPVEGLIRATVFDHFCGGTTEDDCLTVVDKMFTKGVSSVLDYSVEGKEEEQQFDAALEMTLKTIEFAKERQAIPFAVFKPTGFGRFYLYEKLGEKQSLTVEEQQEWNRVVERFDKVCKAAHEKDVALLIDGEESWMQDAADEIVTNMMRKYNKEKCIVFNTLQLYRWDRLDYLKKLHELAKTEGFFIGMKLVRGAYMEKENKRAEEKGYPTPICETKEATDSNYDKTVVYMMDHLDSMSIFAGTHNELSSYKLIELMEAKGILKNDNRIWFGQLYGMSDNISYNLAEHGYNVAKYLPFGPVRDVMPYLIRRAEENTSVAGQTSRELNLLKLERDRRKIEK
- a CDS encoding DASH family cryptochrome yields the protein MKRAVIWFKTDLRLHDNETLVKAIAQSDEVVPVYCFDEAQFKETVYGFQKTGSFRAQFLVESVADLDKNLRALGSGLIVVKGKPEVEIPKIVQQYKAFKVFAKREVAHEEKQTDALVQDELFKLKCEFETYSTSTLYHAEDLPFSIKDIPDVFTNFRKKTEKDAAIRNVFEKPLAIKSPEIPERSLPTLEDLGLQKSKIDSRAVLRFKGGETEALLRMNHYFFETKSIYKYKEMRNGLIGADYSSKFSAWLALGCLSPREIYFELKKYEAKYEANESTYWLVFELLWRDYFRFMMKKYHAKFFQLAGIQNKGIEVNKHNQSQLQDWIEGNTGVDFVDANMLELKLTGFMSNRGRQNVASYFCNDLKLDWRYGAAYFEQQLIDYDVCSNWGNWAYLAGVGNDPRGNRYFNIEKQAQDYDKNAAYRKLWLNNFSE
- a CDS encoding cryptochrome/photolyase family protein; this encodes METKKVLRLILGDQLNSNHSWFETVDNAVTYVLMEVRTETDYAKHHIQKVVGFFSAMRAFAAELQSENHKVIYIHLNDINNLQSFEKNLDALISQHHFTHFDYQLPDEYRLDVLLENFCNRLPIEHSVIDTEHFFSIREELGAFFNGKKMLLMESFYRAMRKKHHVLMEGENPKTGQWNYDSDNRKKLPKEHKPTPPLVFDNDVSPIVSELKSTDIDTIGSIDEKHFVWPINRSQSLVLLEFFVTECLPLFGSYQDAMTPNEWSMYHSRLSFSMNLKMISPKEVIDRAIQEWENRQQEIEYHQLEGFVRQIIGWREYMRGIYWMKMPEYAVLNFFNHTEKLPDWFWTGNTKMNCLKDAISQSLNYAYAHHIQRLMVTGNFALLAGVHPDEVDAWYLGIYIDAIEWVEITNTRGMSQFADGGIVGTKPYVSSATYIDKMSHYCGSCYYDKKKKNGEKACPFNSLYWNFYDKNESKLAKNPRIGMMYNVWRKMNPEDKISLLEQANYYLKNINNL